The genomic window ATATAGTTTATCGTTGGCAGTAAGCCCAGTAATTGTTAAGTTTTTTTTATTTACAGTTAATGCCTGTGTAAGCGATGTTGCAGCACAGTATGAACTATTACCAGCTTGAGCCGCAGTAATGGTAGCAGTACCAGCACCTACTATTGTTACGTTACCACTTGCATCTACTGTAGCCACACTTGTATTGCTGCTGGAGTAGGTAACTGTTAAACTAGAAGTAGCAGTAGTAGCAACGCTATAAGCAACATCCCCATACGTTTTAGTAACGGATGATGCAATAGGATTTATAGTTTGTGTAGTGCAACCACTAGGCGTCCACTGGGCGTATAAAGTAGTATTCGCAGATATAGTAAATGTTTCGCTACCTGAACCTGTAAAATTTGCAGTACCGTCATTGTCGCTATCCCATCCGGCAAAAGTATTGCCTGATTTTGTCATTGTACCTGCACCTAATACAGTTACGGTAGAACCGTATGCATAAGGACTACTTGCATCACTTGGAACAGAACCTCCATCGCTTCCATTGCCGTTGTAAGAAACAGTATACGTTGCACAATTAATAACAATATTACTAATTGCTCGTTCATGTGTACCTGATGAACGAGTGTCAATAAATCTAATTCTTCGAGTACCTGTATAACTACTTAGGTCTATATTCACAGTTTCACAAGTATTTGAAATACTAGTTATAGTAGTAATAGTCGTCCAGCTGAGAGCACCACCATCAGGTGATATTTGAATATCCATACTCCAAGCAGTTGTATTACTACTACGTTTTTTATCAAATGTTAAAGATTGTGGATTAGTTATAATAGAAGTATAAGAATAATCGCCATTTGCATTAAAACCTTTAGTAACACCACCACAAATTTGAAAAGAACCAATACTATTATCTGTCCATGTAATTGTGCCACAACTTTGCCCAAACGAATTGCCACTTATAAAAAAAAACAAAACTAAGCCTACATACATTACACAACTTTTCAGCATGGTTGTGCATTTGTTGGCTAGGTTCTTGTGTTTGCTATTTATTGGAGTTTTGGGAATATCAAAAACAGTGTAGAATATATTCATAAATCTAAATTATAAAGAATAATAAATGTATTTTATAATATATTCAAAATTACATTAAAACAAACAATTCCGCTACTTTTTAAGATTATGTTTTTGTACACCCTACTGATTATTATGCACATATATTGTGAATAACAATGTAAATATAGTGGATAACCTATAAGTAGGTGTTTTTTTTGTCTGAATCAGGATTTTTATAATGAAATAATTAAATAATGAAGTAATGTAATAATAAAGTAATGTAATCATGAATTTCTCAATACTTAATACTTAATACTCATTTTTTTAACCACAAAGTACACAAAGTTTTTACACAGAGTTCACAAAGATTAATGTAGTAATGAAATAATTAATTTCTCACTACTCACTACTCACAACTTTCTACTCAAATTAATTGTCTGAATCAGGATTTATAGGATTTTGGGATTGGCAGGATTTTTATAATGAATTAATGAAGTAATGTAATAATAAAGTAATGTAGTAATGAATTTCTCACTACTCACTACTCACTACTTACTACTACAACAAAGTCTTGATTCTTGGCTCTAAAAATCTTGGCTCTCAATACTTAATACTTTCTACTTAATACTCATTTTTTTAACCACAAAGTACACTAAGTTTTTGCACGGAGTTCACAAAGGTTAATGAAATAATGAAATAATTAAATAATGTAATGATGAAGTAATGAATTTCTTACTACTCACTACTCACTACTTACTACTACAACAAAGTCTTGATTCTTGGCTCTAAAAATCTTGATT from Chitinophagales bacterium includes these protein-coding regions:
- a CDS encoding InlB B-repeat-containing protein; translation: MTKSGNTFAGWDSDNDGTANFTGSGSETFTISANTTLYAQWTPSGCTTQTINPIASSVTKTYGDVAYSVATTATSSLTVTYSSSNTSVATVDASGNVTIVGAGTATITAAQAGNSSYCAATSLTQALTVNKKNLTITGLTANDKLY